In the genome of uncultured Pseudomonas sp., the window CATGATCGCAGGTGGAACCTATCTGTGCCGCAACGCCAAAGAAAAATCCGGGCAGAGGGGCTAAGCGCATGGACTTTTATGAGATTTTCAATTGGTGCCTGCTGATCGTGACCTTCGCGGTCATGATCGGTATCGGTTTTCTCTCCTCACGCAAAGTCAAAGACAGCGACGAAGGTGGCTTCTTGCTTGCTGGTCGTAGCCTCGGTGCCTTTGTCGGCGCCAGTACCATTGTTGCCACCGGCTTCAGTGGCTGGGGCTTTATGGGCTCCCCGGCAGTGACCTACAAGTTTGGTGCCATCGAGTTGTTGGGTAACTTCTTCTTCGCCCCGGCGATGATGATTGCGGTGTTGTTCTTCGCCAATCACATGCAGAAACGCGCGCTGACCATGGGCAGCAACACTATTCCCGAGTACATCGCGCAGATTCACGGCAGTGGTAACGGTGGGCGTCTGTTGCAGGGCGTGGCGGCGCTGATGACCATCATCCTGCTGATGGTGTTCCTGGTCAGCCAGATCAAGGCGGTCGGCATGCTCGGTGCCTCCTGGCTGAATATCGAGATGACCAGCAGCGCTTGGCTGATGATCTCGGTCATCATCCTCTACACCATGCTCGGCGGCCTGGCTGCAGTGGCCTGGACCGACACCGTGATGGTCTGCGGCATGGCGGTGGCGGCGATTGTGATCATGATCCAGATGTTCACCAGCGTCGATTTGGGCCTGTGGCAGAGCAACCTTAATGCCATCGACCCGAACCTGCTCAATCCGAGCACGGCGGCGCCCTATGGCGACAGCAAGGCTTCGGTGTTTTTGGTGCTGCCCTATGCCTTCCTGTTCGCCGCGGTACTGCCGTACATGGCGATTCGCTTTTTGGCCTTCAAGCCCAAGGTGAAGATGCACAAGGTCGGCATTTATGTAGCGATTCTCGGCTTGTTGCTCAGTCTGATCCCGCTGGTTGGCCTGTATATGCGCGCCTTCGGCCCGGAACTGGCCGACCCGGATAATACGATGCCGATGTACCTGCAGACCTTCATGCACCCGGCGCTGCAGGGGATCATCACCCTGTTCATCATCTTCGCCATGAAGTCCACCGCCAACTCGATGCTGCACACCGTGGCCTCGGCCACCTCGCATGACCTGCGTCTGGCCTTCAATAAAAACGCCAAAGTGGACTCGGCACAAGCGCTGGTCATCAACCGTGTGGCGGTCGTTGCGCTGGGCCTGTTGGGTCTGTTGATGATGATGTACGCGCCGCCGTTCATGTTGTCCTGGTTGGGTATTCTTGGGTCCGGCACCCTGCTGGCGGCAATGATCGGTCCGGTGTTCATTTCCACCTTCTGGCAGGGCAATGTGGCGGGCGCGCTGACCGCCATGCTGGTGGGCTTCTTCACCAGCGGTGGGCTGCTGTTGACCACAGATATTGGCTGGGTCGAGGGGCCGCTGGTCGGCTGTGTGGCCTCGTCCTTATGTTACGTGCTGGTCTCTATCATGACCCGCACGCGAGTGCCGGTGCTGCAGAACGGGCACTAAGCCTTAGCGGATCAAGCAAAGCCATGGACTCAGCCGAGTTCGTGGCTTTTTGCTGTCTGTAGTCCAGAAAATGCTGGCACTCAGCCTTAATGGCAGCAGGTGGCCCGGCAGGATCTGTTGTGGGGCGTGACAGCTGGTTGGCCTGAGGGCCGTGGTCGTCAGCTCAAGGCGTTCTGTTTGCGTTCGCCGCGTGGTGAGTGGCCGAAGAGACGGCTGTAACACTTGGAGAAATGCGCCGGCGAAGCGAAACCACAGAGCAGGGCGATGTCGCGCACCTGAGACTCACTGCGCAACAGCAGGTCACGGGCGCGGTTCAGGCGCAGTTCCAGGTAGTACTGGCTGGGCTTGCGTTCCAGGTATTTGTGGAACAGTCGCTCCAGTTGGCGCACCGACATCTCGTTGAGTTGGGCCAGCTCTTCCAGCTCCAGCGGCTCTTCCAGGTTGGCTTCCATAATCGCGACTATCTGGCTCAGCTTTGGCTGGGCATTGCCGAGTTTCTGCCGCAAGGGCACGCGTTGTTGTTCGCGCGAGCCGCGCATGCGGTCGCAGAGCAGCAGTTCGGCGGCGCGCGTGGCGATCTCCACGCCGTCTGGTTCGCGGGCGACCAGCTGTAGGGTCATGTCCATGGACGCGGTGCCGCCGGAGCAGGTGTAGCGGTCTCGATCCAGCTCGAACAGCTGATTGGAGATGATGATGCCGGGGAATTTTTCCTTGAGCTGTTCGATGTCTTCCCAGTGGATGGTGCAGCGGTAACCCTTGAGCAGATCCGCGCTGGCCAGCAGGTGGCTGCCGGTACAGATGCCGGCCAGCGGTACATGCTGCTGGGACAGCTTACGCAGCCAGTTGAGCAGGTTGCGATTGTGCTTGGCCGGGATTGGGTTGCTACCGACTACGAACAGGGTGTCCAGCGCGGGGGCATCGCTGATCGAGTGATCCGGTACCACCCACATGCCGTTACTGGCACATACCGGCTCGCGTTCGGCGGCGATCAACAGCGTGCGGTAGAGGGGCTTTTTGGCGGCCAGGTTGGCCATGCGCAGTGTCTCGATCGCACAGGCAAAGCCGATCGTGGTGAAGTTTTCACTCAGCAGGAAGCCAAAGGTTTTCACCTGTGGGGCTGGCACCGTTCCAGGTGCGTTATCAGCCGGCGCCAAGGCGGAAAAGGCTTGTGCCATTGGGTGCTACTCCTCTACTGCAGCCGCTGCTGAGTGCTTGCCGGGCATGGGCCGCGAGCAGGGCTGTTTTGCGTTTTATTGTTGTTGGGCAGCAGGTTAGACCCGCCAGTCACACATCTTACACCGATTGCCGGACGCGTTGAGCCGCCTGGGCACTGACCGCTGTTGCAGCGCCGCCAGGCAGCGCGTGACGCGCTCTATCGACAATTCTTGGATGGCGTGCTGCTGAGCGTGGCTTTAGTCGCCGCCGCAAGCCCGGACCAGTTTGAGCACTTTTATGTCGGAAATGAGCAAACGGTGCCTAGGTGCATTTCGCACAATCGGTTGCAACAGGCGTTATCCATTAAGCCTTCAGCCAAGGGCAGCCAATGCTGCGCCAGGCGCTGATTCCCAGGAGGGAGAAGGCTGCAGGCACGTCCTGACCAATAACAACAAGCGACCCAAGACTGCCGCAGGAGATTCGAGATGTTCAGTAAACAAGATCAAATCCAGGGCTACGACGACGAACTGCTTAACGCGATTAACGCCGAAGAGGCGCGTCAAGAGCATCACATTGAACTGATCGCCTCGGAAAACTACACCAGCCAGCGGGTGATGGAAGCTCAGGGCAGCGGCCTGACCAACAAATACGCCGAAGGCTATCCGGGCAAGCGTTATTACGGCGGTTGTGAGCATGTTGACGTGGTCGAGCAGCTGGCCATCGACCGCGCCAAGCAACTGTTCGGTGCCGATTACGCCAACGTCCAGCCGCACTCCGGCTCATCCGCCAACAGCGCGGTGTACCTGGCGCTGATCAATGCTGGCGACACCATCCTCGGTATGAGCCTGGCCCACGGCGGTCACCTGACCCACGGTGCCAAGGTGTCGTCTTCGGGCAAGCTGTACAACGCGGTGCAGTACGGCATCGACACGGCCACCGGCTTGATCGATTACGACGAGGTTGAGCGTCTGGCCGTCGAGTGCCAGCCGAAGATGATCGTGGCCGGCTTCAGCGCCTACTCGAAGACCCTGGATTTCCCGCGTTTTCGCGCCATCGCCGATAAGGTCGGAGCGCTGTTGTTCGTCGACATGGCCCACGTTGCTGGTCTGGTCGCTGCCGGTCTGTATCCCAACCCGATTCCCTTCGCCGATGTGGTCACTACCACCACGCACAAAACCCTGCGCGGCCCGCGTGGCGGCCTGATTCTGGCCAAGGCCAATCCTGACATCGAGAAGAAGCTCAACTCAGCGGTGTTCCCTGGCGCGCAAGGCGGCCCGCTGATGCACGTGATCGCCGCCAAGGCGGTGTGCTTTAAAGAGGCCATGGAGCCGGGGTTCAAGACTTACCAGCAGCAGGTGATCGATAACGCCCAGGCCATGGCCAAGGTGTTTATCGAGCGCGGTTTCGACGTGGTTTCCGGTGGCACCGACAACCACCTGTTTTTGGTCAGCCTGATCCGTCAGGGCCTCACCGGCAAAGACGCCGACGCGGCGCTCGGCCGGGCGGGTATCACGGTGAACAAGAACGCCGTACCGAATGACCCACAGTCGCCCTTTGTCACCTCCGGGCTGCGCATCGGTACGCCGGCGATCACCACACGCGGTCTCAAGGAAGCGCAGAGCATCGCCTTGGCCGGCTGGATTTGCGACATCCTCGATCACCTTGGTGATGCCGACGTCGAGGCCCAGGTGGCCAAGCTGGCGGCCGGACTGTGTGCGGATTACCCGGTGTATCGCTGAGCCGTTTCCCCTCGCCCGAGTCTGGGCGAGGCTGCCGACGGGCGGGTGAGGCGCGTATGCCCAGCCCTCACCCTTAGCCCCCATCCCAGAAGGACAGGGGAACAGATTTCAGGAGTATCCCATGCAACGTTATTCCGGCTTCGGCCTGTTCAAACACTCGTTCAGCCACCATGAAAACTGGCAGCGCATGTGGCGCAACCCGACCCCCAAGAAGGTCTATGACGTGATCATCGTCGGCGGTGGCGGCCATGGTCTGGCCACCGCCTATTACCTGGCCAAAGAATTTGGCGTGAAGAACGTCGCGGTGATCGAGAAGGGCTGGTTGGGCGGCGGTAATACCGCGCGCAACACCACGATCGTGCGTTCCAACTACCTGTGGGACGAGTCGGCGCAGCTCTACGAGCACGCCATGAAGCTGTGGGAAGGCCTGTCCCAGGACATCAACTACAACGTCATGTTTTCCCAGCGCGGGGTGTTCAACCTCGGCCACTCGCTGCAGGACATGCGCGACATCGAGCGTCGAGTCAGCGCCAACCGCCTCAACGGTATCGACGGCGAGGTGCTCAATGCCAAGCAGGTCGAGGAACTGATTCCGTACATGGATTGCAGCAAGAACACCCGTTACCCGGTAATGGGTGCTTCGCTGCAACGGCGTGGCGGCGTTGCCCGTCACGATGCTGTGGCCTGGGGTTATGCCCGCGCCGCTGACGCCCTGGGCGTTGACCTGATTCAGCAGACTGAAGTGACCGGCTTCCGCAAGGAAAACGGCGTGTGCATCGGCGTGGAGACCAACAAGGGCTTTATCGGCGGCAAGCGCGTCGGCGTGGTCACTGCGGGTAACTCGGGACACATGGCCAAGCTGGCGGGCTTCCGCATGCCACTGGAATCGCACCCGTTGCAGGCACTGGTGTCCGAGCCGATCAAGCCGATCATCGACAGCGTGATCATGTCCAACGCGGTGCACGGCTATATCAGCCAGTCGGACAAGGGCGACCTGGTTATCGGCGCCGGTATCGACGGCTATAACGGTTACGGTCAGCGCGGTTCCTACCCGACCATCGAACACACCCTGCAAGCCATTGTTGAGCTGTTCCCGGTGCTCTCGCGCGTGCGCATGAACCGCCAGTGGGGCGGCATCGTCGACACCACCCCGGACGCCTGCCCAATCATCAGCAAGACCCCGGTGAAGAACCTGTTCTTCAACTGCGGCTGGGGCACTGGCGGCTTCAAGGCCACCCCCGGTTCCGGTCACGTATTCGCCGCCAGTCTGGCCAAAGGCGAAATGCATGAGCTGGCCAAACCCTTCGCCATGGACCGTTTCTATAACGGTGCCTTGATCGACGAGCACGGCGCTGCCGGCGTCGCCCACTAACAGGAGAAATCCGAAATGCTCAATATCTTCTGTCCCCATTGTGGCGAGCTGCGCGCCGAAGAAGAGTTCCACTCGGCCGGTCAGGCGCACATCCCGCGTCCACTGGACCCAAGCACCTGCACCGATGAGGAGTGGGGCGAGTACCTGTTCTTCCGCGACAACCCGCGCGGTATCCACCACGAGTTGTGGATCCATGCGGCGGGCTGCCGGCAGTACTTCAACGCCACCCGCGACACCATCAGCTATGAAATTTTCGAAACCTACAAAATCGGTGAAAAGCCGAGCGTGACCGCCAAGGCCGAGAGCGCTCCGCAGACCCGCCGCACGGCAGGAGCAAAGGCATGAGCCAGATCAATCGTCTTTCCCGGGGCGGGCGCATCGACCGCAGCCAGCCGCTGACCTTCAACTTCAACGGCGAGACCTACCAGGGTTATGCCGGCGACACCCTGGCCGCTGCTCTGCTGGCCAATGGTGTTGATGTGGTCGGCCGTAGCTTCAAGTATTCGCGTCCACGCGGCATCGTCGCTGCCGGTGCCGAAGAGCCCAACGCCGTGCTGCAGATCGGCTCGAACGAAGCAGTCACCATCCCTAACGTGCGGGCCACCCAGCAGGCGCTGTACCCCGGCCTCACGGCCACCAGCGTAAACGGCTGGCCGAGCGTCAACACTGATCTGATGGGCATTCTCGGCAAGGTTGGCGGGAAGATGATGCCGCCGGGCTTCTACTACAAGACTTTCATGTACCCGCAAAACCTCTGGCTGACCTACGAGAAGTACATTCGTAAGGCTGCAGGTCTTGGCCGCGCACCGAAGGAAAATGATCCCGACAGCTACGACTACCTAAACCAGCACTGCGACGTGCTGGTGGTCGGTGGCGGCGCCGCTGGTCTGGCCGCCGCCCTGGCTGCCGGGCGCAGTGGGGCACGGGTGATTCTGGCTGACGAACAGGAAGAGTTTGGCGGGCACTTGCTCGACAGCCGCGAAACCCTTGACGGTAAACCGGCTTGTGAATGGGTCGCCAAGGTGCTCGCCGAATTGGCTAGCATGCCTGAGGTGACGTTGTTGCCACGGGCCACCGTGCACGGCTACCACGACCATAACTTTCTGACCATTCACGAGCGTCTTACCGACCACCTCGGCGAGACCGCGCCGCTGGGACAGGTGCGTCAACGCCTGCACCGGGTACGCGCCAAGCGTGTGGTGCTGGCCACCGGCGCTCACGAGCGGCCGCTGGTGTATGCGAACAACGACGTGCCGGGCAATATGCTTGCCGGCGCAGTGTCCACCTACGTGCGCCGTTATGGCGTGGCACCGGGCAAGCGCTTGCTGCTCTCGACCACCAACGACTATGCCTACCGTGTCGCCCTGGACTGGCTGGAAGCCGGCCTGCAGGTGGTGGCGATCGCCGATGCACGGCCTAACCCGAAGGGCGCTTGGGTCGAAGAAGCGCGGGCCAAGGGCCTGCGTGTGATGACCGGCAGTGCGGTGATCGAAGTGCGTGGCAGCAAGCGCGTCAGCGCGGCAGGTGTGGCGCGGATTGATGCGCAGGCACACAAGGTTATTGGCGCCGTTGACTGGCTGGAGTGCGATCTGGTGGCCAGTTCCGGTGGCTACAGCCCGGTGGTACACCTGGCTTCGCACCTGGGTGGTCGGCCGGTGTGGCGTGAGGACATTCTCGCCTTCGTACCCGGTGAAGGTTTCCAGCAGCGAGTCTGTGCCGGTGCGGTGAATGGTGTGTTTGCCATCGGCGATGTCCTTGCCGATGGTTTCGAAGCCGGCGCCAAGGCTGCCACCGAGGCGGGCTTCAAGCCGGTCAGCGGCGAGTTGCCGAAAGTCTTCGGTCGCCACGAAGAGCCGAGCATCGCGCTGTTCCAGGTACCCCATGACAAGTCCACGGCGCGCGCACCGAAGCAATTCGTTGACCTGCAGAACGACGTCACCGCGGCCGGCATCGAGTTGGCCACCCGTGAGGGTTTTGAGTCGGTCGAGCACGTCAAGCGCTACACCGCGCTGGGTTTCGGCACCGACCAGGGCAAGCTGGGTAACATCAACGGCCTGGCCATCGCGGCCCGTTCCATGGGCATCAGCATCACGCAGATGGGCACCACCATGTTCCGCCCGAACTACACCCCGGTTACGTTCGGTGCGGTGGCTGGGCGTAACTGCGGCGCGCTGTTTGACCCGGTGCGCTACACCGCGCTGCACAGCTGGCACCTGAAGAACGGCGCCGAGTTTGAGGACGTTGGCCAGTGGAAGCGCCCTTGGTACTTCCCTAAGCGCGGGGAGGACATGCATGCCGCGGTCGGCCGCGAATGCAAGGCGGTACGCGACAGCGTCGGCATCCTTGATGCGTCGACCCTGGGCAAGATCGACATCCAGGGCGCGGATGCCCGCGAGTTTCTTAACCGCGTGTACACCAATGCCTGGACCAAGCTGGACGTGGGCAAAGCCCGTTACGGCCTGATGTGCAAAGAAGACGGCATGGTCTTCGACGACGGTGTGACGGCCTGCCTGGCCGACAACCACTTCGTCATGACCACCACCACCGGTGGCGCCGCGCGCGTTATGCAATGGCTGGAGATTTACCACCAGACCGAGTGGCCAGAGCTGAAGGTGTACTTCACCTCGGTCACCGATCACTGGGCGACCATGACCCTGTCCGGCCCCAACAGCCGCAAGCTGCTGGCGGAAGTGACTGACATCGACCTGAGCAAGGAAGCCTTCCCGTTCATGGCTTGGAAGGAGGGTCTGGTTGGCGGCGTGCCGGCGCGGGTGTTCCGCATCTCCTTCACCGGCGAGTTGAGCTACGAGGTTAACGTCCAGGCCGACTACGCCATGGGCGTAATGGAGAAGATCGTCGAGGCTGGCAAGAAGTACAACCTGACCCCTTACGGCACCGAGACCATGCACGTGCTGCGGGCTGAGAAGGGCTTCATCATCATCGGTCAGGACACTGACGGCTCGGTGACCCCGGATGACCTGAATATGGGTTGGTGTGTGGGGCGGACCAAGCCATTCTCTTGGATCGGCTGGCGCGGGATGAACCGCCAGGACTGCGTGCGTGAGGATCGCAAGCAACTGGTCGGCCTCAAACCGCTGAACCCGGACAAGGTGTTGCCGGAAGGTGCGCAGCTGGTCTTCGATGCGAAACAACCGGTGCCGATGAGCATGGTTGGTCACGTCACCTCCAGCTACTTCAGCACCTGTATGGGCCACAGCTTTGCCATGGCCCTGGTCAAGGGCGGCCTTACACGCATGGGCGAGCGGGTTTTCGCACCGCTGGCGGATGGCAGCATGATCGAGGCCGAAATCGTCAGTGCGGTGTTCCTCGATCCGAAAGGCGAGCGGCAGAACATCTGACCATTCAGTACTTAACCGGCGGAGCCCGCTTAGTGGCTCCGCCAGGCCAACCAGACAACACGACAGGTTAACAACATGACCGCGATCAACGTCTATAAGCAACGCCCCGACAGTGGCCACGCCGAGTCGCCGCTGTTCCACGCCAGCCTCAATGAGCTGTCGCGCAAGGGCCCACTGAACAAGAGCGGCAGCGCCGGGGTGACCTTGCGCGAGAAAAAACTACTGGGTCACCTGACCCTGCGCGGCGAAGCCAGCGATGCCGCTTTCGCCGGTGCCGTGCACAAGGTCACCGGCCTGGAGCTGCCGGGCGCACTGGCCCTGGTCAGCCGTGACGACACCTCGTTGCAGTGGCTGGGCCCGGATGAGTGGTTGCTGATCGTGCCCGGCGGCACGGAGTTCGCTATCGAGCAGAAGCTGCGTGAGGCACTGGTCGGGCAGCACTACCAGGTGGTCAACGTCAGCGGTGGGCAGACCATCGTCGAGCTGAGCGGGCCGAAAGTCCGCGAACTGCTGATGAAGTCGAGCAGCTACGACGTCCATCCGCGCAATTTTCCGGTGGGCAAGGCCGTCGGCACGGTGTTCGCCAAGTCGCAACTGGTGATCCGCCGTACCGGTGAGGAAACTTGGGAATTGCTGGTGCGGCGCAGCTTCGCCGACTATGTCTGGCTGTGGCTGCAAGACGCCAGCGCCGAGTACGGCCTGGCGGTCAATGCCTGAGCCGAGCCACACGGTGGGCGCCGCGTTGTTTGCCCACCGCAAGAGAGCACAGGTGGATGGAGGCATTGCCAGTGGCACGCCTCGATCCACCCTACGCCTTGAATGGAGAATGCCATGAGCCGCACCCCCGATACCTGGATTCTCACCGCCCACTGTCCGAGCGTACTCGGCACCGTGGATGCTGTGACGCGCTTTCTCTTTGAGCAGCAATGCTATGTAACTGAGCACCATTCGTTCGATGATCGCTTGTCTTCTCGCTTCTTCATTCGCGTGGAGTTTCGCGTGCCCGCGGGGTTTGATGAGCAAGCCTTCCGTGCCGGTATCGATGAGCGCCTGACGCCCTTCGATATGCACGCCGAGCTGACCCCAGCTGGCTATCGGGCCAAGGTGGTGCTGATGGTGTCCAAGGCGGACCATTGCCTGAACGATCTGCTCTACCGCCAGCGTATCGGCCAGTTGGCCATGGACGTGGTCGCGGTGGTGTCTAACCACCCGGATCTGGAGCCGTTGGCGCGCTGGCACGACATACCCTATTACCACTTCCCCCTGGATCCCAACGACAAGCCGGCGCAGGAGCGCAAGGTTTGGCAGGTGATCGAGGACACCGGCGCCGAACTGGTGGTGCTCGCCCGCTATATGCAGGTGCTGTCGCCGGAGATATGCCGCAAGCTGGACGGCTGGGCGATCAATATTCACCACTCGCTATTGCCAGGCTTCAAGGGCGCCAAGCCCTACCATCAGGCGTACCAGAAGGGCGTCAAGCTGGTCGGTGCCACGGCTCACTACATCAATAACGATCTGGACGAAGGGCCGATCATCGCCCAAGACGTGGAGCCGGTGGACCATGCCCATTATCCGGAAGACTTGATTGCCAAGGGCCGTGATATCGAATGCCTGACGCTGGCCAAGGCGATCGGTTACCACCTTGAGCGGCGGGTCTTTCTCAACGCCAATCGCACGGTGATTTTGTAAGCGCGGCAGCGATGGGCCGCCGAGATGCCAGAGCAAGCGCTCCGTAGGTGGGCTATGCCCACTGAGGATGCAGGCGGTAATCAGCAACCCCAGGCTGGTGCATAGTCACCGACCTGGGGTTTTGGCTTTAGAGCGGGATGTCTGCACCCAGGTAGCGGGCCAAGCAGCGACGATACCTGGGCTATCGGTTACAGCTCTTTGACGGTACGCACTTGGTCCTTGTTGACCTTGGCGCGTTTACCATCGAGTTGCTCAAACTCGTAGAAGCCCGACTCTTCGTCAAATACTGGCTCGTCGATGGTCTGAATTTCGCGGCCATCGTTGAGCGTGATTACCGTTGGCGATGCGCAACCGGTCAGCGCGACCAGGCCCAAGGTAAGCAGCAATGCTGGAATAATCCGCTGAGTCATGGGGTTCTCCTTGATTGATAGAGGTTTTTACCCTGCGTGAGACGAAGTTTCGCCGGGCAAGTTCCCTGTTCGATGGTTATGAGCGCTGCGCTAGTAACGTCGGCGTATTCACGTTGCTCAGGACGTCAGCCGCCACCGACTAGTAGCATCGAGCCTGTTGGAAGGGGCTAAGAGCGGGCATGCAGAGCCT includes:
- a CDS encoding sodium:solute symporter, producing the protein MDFYEIFNWCLLIVTFAVMIGIGFLSSRKVKDSDEGGFLLAGRSLGAFVGASTIVATGFSGWGFMGSPAVTYKFGAIELLGNFFFAPAMMIAVLFFANHMQKRALTMGSNTIPEYIAQIHGSGNGGRLLQGVAALMTIILLMVFLVSQIKAVGMLGASWLNIEMTSSAWLMISVIILYTMLGGLAAVAWTDTVMVCGMAVAAIVIMIQMFTSVDLGLWQSNLNAIDPNLLNPSTAAPYGDSKASVFLVLPYAFLFAAVLPYMAIRFLAFKPKVKMHKVGIYVAILGLLLSLIPLVGLYMRAFGPELADPDNTMPMYLQTFMHPALQGIITLFIIFAMKSTANSMLHTVASATSHDLRLAFNKNAKVDSAQALVINRVAVVALGLLGLLMMMYAPPFMLSWLGILGSGTLLAAMIGPVFISTFWQGNVAGALTAMLVGFFTSGGLLLTTDIGWVEGPLVGCVASSLCYVLVSIMTRTRVPVLQNGH
- a CDS encoding GlxA family transcriptional regulator; amino-acid sequence: MAQAFSALAPADNAPGTVPAPQVKTFGFLLSENFTTIGFACAIETLRMANLAAKKPLYRTLLIAAEREPVCASNGMWVVPDHSISDAPALDTLFVVGSNPIPAKHNRNLLNWLRKLSQQHVPLAGICTGSHLLASADLLKGYRCTIHWEDIEQLKEKFPGIIISNQLFELDRDRYTCSGGTASMDMTLQLVAREPDGVEIATRAAELLLCDRMRGSREQQRVPLRQKLGNAQPKLSQIVAIMEANLEEPLELEELAQLNEMSVRQLERLFHKYLERKPSQYYLELRLNRARDLLLRSESQVRDIALLCGFASPAHFSKCYSRLFGHSPRGERKQNALS
- the glyA gene encoding serine hydroxymethyltransferase, with the protein product MFSKQDQIQGYDDELLNAINAEEARQEHHIELIASENYTSQRVMEAQGSGLTNKYAEGYPGKRYYGGCEHVDVVEQLAIDRAKQLFGADYANVQPHSGSSANSAVYLALINAGDTILGMSLAHGGHLTHGAKVSSSGKLYNAVQYGIDTATGLIDYDEVERLAVECQPKMIVAGFSAYSKTLDFPRFRAIADKVGALLFVDMAHVAGLVAAGLYPNPIPFADVVTTTTHKTLRGPRGGLILAKANPDIEKKLNSAVFPGAQGGPLMHVIAAKAVCFKEAMEPGFKTYQQQVIDNAQAMAKVFIERGFDVVSGGTDNHLFLVSLIRQGLTGKDADAALGRAGITVNKNAVPNDPQSPFVTSGLRIGTPAITTRGLKEAQSIALAGWICDILDHLGDADVEAQVAKLAAGLCADYPVYR
- a CDS encoding sarcosine oxidase subunit beta family protein, with translation MQRYSGFGLFKHSFSHHENWQRMWRNPTPKKVYDVIIVGGGGHGLATAYYLAKEFGVKNVAVIEKGWLGGGNTARNTTIVRSNYLWDESAQLYEHAMKLWEGLSQDINYNVMFSQRGVFNLGHSLQDMRDIERRVSANRLNGIDGEVLNAKQVEELIPYMDCSKNTRYPVMGASLQRRGGVARHDAVAWGYARAADALGVDLIQQTEVTGFRKENGVCIGVETNKGFIGGKRVGVVTAGNSGHMAKLAGFRMPLESHPLQALVSEPIKPIIDSVIMSNAVHGYISQSDKGDLVIGAGIDGYNGYGQRGSYPTIEHTLQAIVELFPVLSRVRMNRQWGGIVDTTPDACPIISKTPVKNLFFNCGWGTGGFKATPGSGHVFAASLAKGEMHELAKPFAMDRFYNGALIDEHGAAGVAH
- a CDS encoding sarcosine oxidase subunit delta, giving the protein MLNIFCPHCGELRAEEEFHSAGQAHIPRPLDPSTCTDEEWGEYLFFRDNPRGIHHELWIHAAGCRQYFNATRDTISYEIFETYKIGEKPSVTAKAESAPQTRRTAGAKA
- a CDS encoding sarcosine oxidase subunit alpha, whose translation is MSQINRLSRGGRIDRSQPLTFNFNGETYQGYAGDTLAAALLANGVDVVGRSFKYSRPRGIVAAGAEEPNAVLQIGSNEAVTIPNVRATQQALYPGLTATSVNGWPSVNTDLMGILGKVGGKMMPPGFYYKTFMYPQNLWLTYEKYIRKAAGLGRAPKENDPDSYDYLNQHCDVLVVGGGAAGLAAALAAGRSGARVILADEQEEFGGHLLDSRETLDGKPACEWVAKVLAELASMPEVTLLPRATVHGYHDHNFLTIHERLTDHLGETAPLGQVRQRLHRVRAKRVVLATGAHERPLVYANNDVPGNMLAGAVSTYVRRYGVAPGKRLLLSTTNDYAYRVALDWLEAGLQVVAIADARPNPKGAWVEEARAKGLRVMTGSAVIEVRGSKRVSAAGVARIDAQAHKVIGAVDWLECDLVASSGGYSPVVHLASHLGGRPVWREDILAFVPGEGFQQRVCAGAVNGVFAIGDVLADGFEAGAKAATEAGFKPVSGELPKVFGRHEEPSIALFQVPHDKSTARAPKQFVDLQNDVTAAGIELATREGFESVEHVKRYTALGFGTDQGKLGNINGLAIAARSMGISITQMGTTMFRPNYTPVTFGAVAGRNCGALFDPVRYTALHSWHLKNGAEFEDVGQWKRPWYFPKRGEDMHAAVGRECKAVRDSVGILDASTLGKIDIQGADAREFLNRVYTNAWTKLDVGKARYGLMCKEDGMVFDDGVTACLADNHFVMTTTTGGAARVMQWLEIYHQTEWPELKVYFTSVTDHWATMTLSGPNSRKLLAEVTDIDLSKEAFPFMAWKEGLVGGVPARVFRISFTGELSYEVNVQADYAMGVMEKIVEAGKKYNLTPYGTETMHVLRAEKGFIIIGQDTDGSVTPDDLNMGWCVGRTKPFSWIGWRGMNRQDCVREDRKQLVGLKPLNPDKVLPEGAQLVFDAKQPVPMSMVGHVTSSYFSTCMGHSFAMALVKGGLTRMGERVFAPLADGSMIEAEIVSAVFLDPKGERQNI
- the soxG gene encoding sarcosine oxidase subunit gamma family protein, which gives rise to MTAINVYKQRPDSGHAESPLFHASLNELSRKGPLNKSGSAGVTLREKKLLGHLTLRGEASDAAFAGAVHKVTGLELPGALALVSRDDTSLQWLGPDEWLLIVPGGTEFAIEQKLREALVGQHYQVVNVSGGQTIVELSGPKVRELLMKSSSYDVHPRNFPVGKAVGTVFAKSQLVIRRTGEETWELLVRRSFADYVWLWLQDASAEYGLAVNA
- the purU gene encoding formyltetrahydrofolate deformylase; translated protein: MSRTPDTWILTAHCPSVLGTVDAVTRFLFEQQCYVTEHHSFDDRLSSRFFIRVEFRVPAGFDEQAFRAGIDERLTPFDMHAELTPAGYRAKVVLMVSKADHCLNDLLYRQRIGQLAMDVVAVVSNHPDLEPLARWHDIPYYHFPLDPNDKPAQERKVWQVIEDTGAELVVLARYMQVLSPEICRKLDGWAINIHHSLLPGFKGAKPYHQAYQKGVKLVGATAHYINNDLDEGPIIAQDVEPVDHAHYPEDLIAKGRDIECLTLAKAIGYHLERRVFLNANRTVIL
- a CDS encoding YgdI/YgdR family lipoprotein, with product MTQRIIPALLLTLGLVALTGCASPTVITLNDGREIQTIDEPVFDEESGFYEFEQLDGKRAKVNKDQVRTVKEL